A region of Antricoccus suffuscus DNA encodes the following proteins:
- a CDS encoding AMP-binding protein, which produces MSIDVDVTNLVGRRATNRWERTSVGDILERVTWSQPDTEAIVGWEGAYGDDRFARLTYRQSDDVANQVANGLRAGGLVQGDRVALFCENSVEAYLAKIGIAKAGMVAVPINPSLADDVVTHLIEKTEPKFTIVDAELWPRAEKSFGATDLRPDVTITIGGEPAPGSVSFAEFTAGGSTAEPEVTIHGDDIWQILFTSGTTALPKGVMISHSSTMFAAYGFSLTLTRGVHIESDVRLATFLPIIYHIGDQIFTFPAFLAGGTLVIGRRPAADAIAAAISAERVTALWAGSPAMVNALAETITSSPAAFDVSSLRVVVYGWAALSPTTLDVLKVLCGNELVVVEIFGQTESISCHRFWPDKWDDLYRRTAPEHNYVGIPSPLLASMLVDPAGVPIDEPGVPGEAVYRSPAITAGYYRDEEATKDAFRDGWFHSGDSCVYGEDGHRIMVDRFKDIVKSGGENVSTIRVESVLVQHPAVQRAAVIGVPHPRWGEAVTAVVVPNESGYADERSIIAFCRDRLAAFESPKSVIFAQDLPETVGGKVLKYKLRKQYQGWFETS; this is translated from the coding sequence ATGAGCATCGATGTTGATGTCACCAACCTGGTCGGTCGGCGAGCGACAAACCGCTGGGAACGCACCAGCGTGGGCGACATTCTCGAGCGAGTCACCTGGAGCCAGCCCGACACGGAGGCGATCGTTGGCTGGGAAGGCGCGTACGGTGATGATCGATTTGCCAGGCTCACTTACCGGCAGTCCGACGACGTCGCCAACCAGGTCGCGAACGGGCTGCGGGCGGGCGGTCTCGTTCAAGGCGACCGCGTCGCGCTCTTCTGCGAAAACTCAGTTGAGGCCTACCTCGCGAAGATCGGCATCGCCAAGGCGGGCATGGTGGCCGTACCGATCAACCCTTCCCTCGCGGACGACGTAGTCACGCATCTCATTGAAAAAACCGAGCCAAAGTTCACGATTGTCGACGCCGAGCTGTGGCCACGCGCCGAAAAGTCCTTTGGCGCAACGGATCTCCGGCCGGACGTGACGATCACGATCGGCGGCGAACCGGCGCCGGGAAGTGTCTCGTTTGCCGAATTCACTGCCGGTGGATCAACCGCCGAACCGGAGGTCACCATCCACGGCGACGACATCTGGCAGATCCTCTTCACCTCCGGCACGACCGCACTGCCCAAAGGGGTGATGATCTCGCACTCCAGCACTATGTTTGCGGCGTACGGTTTCTCACTCACGCTTACCCGCGGCGTACACATCGAATCGGATGTAAGGCTCGCAACGTTCCTGCCGATCATTTATCACATCGGTGACCAGATCTTCACATTTCCGGCGTTCCTCGCGGGCGGCACGCTGGTGATCGGTCGTCGGCCGGCCGCAGATGCAATTGCCGCCGCGATCAGCGCCGAGCGGGTTACCGCGTTATGGGCCGGGTCGCCGGCGATGGTCAATGCACTGGCGGAGACGATAACCAGTAGTCCCGCAGCCTTCGACGTGAGCAGTCTGCGGGTCGTCGTCTACGGCTGGGCAGCACTGTCCCCAACGACCCTTGACGTCCTTAAAGTCCTATGCGGTAACGAACTGGTGGTGGTCGAGATCTTCGGCCAGACCGAGTCAATCAGCTGCCATCGCTTCTGGCCGGACAAATGGGACGATCTCTACCGCCGAACCGCGCCGGAGCACAACTACGTCGGAATTCCGAGCCCACTACTCGCGTCAATGCTCGTCGACCCGGCCGGCGTACCGATCGACGAGCCCGGCGTACCAGGAGAGGCCGTCTACCGTTCTCCGGCTATCACCGCCGGCTACTACCGCGACGAAGAGGCCACCAAGGACGCCTTCCGGGACGGCTGGTTCCACTCCGGCGACAGCTGCGTCTACGGCGAGGACGGCCACCGAATCATGGTCGACCGGTTTAAGGACATTGTGAAGTCCGGCGGCGAAAACGTCTCGACAATCCGGGTGGAATCAGTACTTGTACAACATCCGGCCGTCCAGCGGGCCGCGGTGATCGGCGTGCCGCACCCGCGGTGGGGTGAGGCAGTGACGGCCGTCGTCGTACCGAACGAATCGGGATACGCCGACGAGCGGTCTATTATCGCGTTCTGCCGGGACCGGCTTGCTGCCTTCGAATCCCCAAAGTCGGTGATCTTCGCCCAGGACCTCCCCGAGACCGTTGGCGGAAAGGTCCTGAAATACAAGCTGCGGAAGCAGTATCAAGGATGGTTCGAGACGAGCTGA
- a CDS encoding biotin carboxylase N-terminal domain-containing protein has protein sequence MTKIRRLLIANRGEIAARIIRSAREMDILTVAVYSDADLGASYVQQADRAVRLPGNSAAETYLRADKIIEAARRTGCDAVHPGYGFLSENADFATACADAGLVFVGPPAQAIAAMGSKIAAKELMAAAGVPVLPGVTVGNDAALQPNLAERTEAEVGYPVLVKAAYGGGGRGMRVVHDVSELLEAVNGARREAKSAFGDGTVFLEHYVESPRHIEVQIFGDEHGNVVHLFERECSIQRRYQKIIEEAPSSAVSESLRAELCDAAVAAAKAIGYVGAGTVEFVMGADGRFFFLEVNTRLQVEHPVTEMITGLDLVRLQLQVAEGERLPDEVSAASINGHAIEVRLYAEDVAAGFLPATGTVRRFDVPQLPGLRVDTGIAAGSEIGLHYDPMLAKVIAHGASRDDARRTLARALNDTRLHGVESNRELLIGILREDEFAAGDIDTGYLTRHAPAQLAASVRDPQLIELHCIAVALAGQAGRREQAAVLGTLPSGWRNVPSAPQRVVLSTDGRDVDVSYRFDGAELRAEVDGQALDSLRLHAARPDRVDLEVDGIRHVIDIDATADVVYVHSGLGCSVVTEVPRFPEPGSNDAPGSLLAPMPGTVVRVAVEPGASVSAGTVIVVLEAMKMEHTLKAPHAGIVSEVHAETGKTVDIGQVLAVIEEQSVIEEQL, from the coding sequence ATGACGAAGATTCGCAGACTACTTATTGCCAACCGCGGTGAGATCGCCGCGCGTATCATCCGCAGCGCACGCGAGATGGACATCCTGACCGTTGCCGTCTACTCCGACGCCGACTTAGGTGCGTCCTACGTGCAGCAGGCCGATCGTGCCGTCCGGCTGCCCGGCAACAGCGCGGCCGAGACGTACTTGCGGGCGGACAAGATCATCGAGGCGGCACGGCGCACCGGATGCGACGCGGTGCATCCGGGCTACGGGTTCCTCTCCGAGAACGCCGACTTCGCGACCGCCTGCGCCGATGCTGGCCTGGTGTTCGTCGGACCGCCGGCACAGGCGATCGCGGCGATGGGATCGAAGATCGCGGCAAAGGAGTTGATGGCGGCGGCGGGCGTCCCGGTGCTGCCGGGCGTGACCGTCGGGAACGACGCGGCTCTTCAGCCCAACCTGGCCGAACGCACCGAGGCCGAAGTCGGCTATCCCGTGCTGGTCAAGGCGGCGTACGGCGGCGGCGGGCGCGGGATGCGCGTCGTACATGACGTCTCGGAGCTGTTGGAGGCCGTCAATGGCGCTCGGCGTGAAGCGAAGTCGGCGTTCGGTGATGGCACGGTGTTCCTGGAGCATTACGTCGAGTCGCCACGTCACATCGAGGTCCAGATCTTCGGGGACGAACACGGCAACGTCGTGCACCTGTTTGAGCGCGAGTGTTCAATCCAACGCCGATATCAGAAGATCATCGAAGAGGCGCCCTCGTCCGCGGTGTCCGAGTCGTTACGTGCAGAACTGTGCGACGCCGCGGTCGCGGCTGCAAAAGCTATCGGATACGTCGGGGCCGGCACGGTCGAGTTCGTTATGGGAGCCGACGGGCGATTCTTCTTCCTTGAGGTCAACACCCGATTGCAGGTCGAGCACCCGGTCACCGAGATGATCACCGGGCTGGACCTCGTGCGCCTTCAGCTACAGGTCGCCGAAGGGGAGCGCTTGCCGGACGAGGTGAGCGCGGCGTCCATCAACGGGCACGCGATCGAAGTTCGACTCTATGCCGAGGATGTAGCCGCCGGATTCCTGCCAGCGACGGGCACGGTGCGGCGATTCGATGTGCCTCAACTACCGGGGCTGCGCGTCGACACGGGCATCGCGGCCGGCTCCGAGATCGGTCTGCATTACGACCCCATGCTGGCCAAGGTGATCGCGCATGGAGCCAGCCGTGACGACGCGCGCCGTACCTTGGCACGCGCGTTGAACGACACCCGGCTCCACGGGGTCGAGAGCAACCGCGAACTACTCATCGGGATCCTGCGCGAGGACGAGTTCGCCGCCGGCGACATCGACACCGGCTATCTCACCCGCCACGCCCCGGCGCAGTTAGCTGCCTCCGTACGCGATCCGCAGCTGATTGAGCTGCACTGTATCGCGGTTGCGCTGGCCGGCCAGGCGGGCCGACGCGAGCAGGCTGCGGTGCTTGGCACGCTACCGTCGGGTTGGCGCAACGTGCCGAGCGCACCCCAACGCGTGGTGCTGTCCACGGACGGTCGCGACGTGGACGTGTCCTACCGCTTTGATGGTGCCGAATTACGCGCCGAGGTGGATGGACAAGCGCTCGACAGTCTCCGCTTGCACGCGGCGCGTCCCGATCGCGTCGACCTCGAAGTCGACGGAATCCGACATGTCATTGACATCGACGCCACCGCTGACGTGGTTTACGTCCATAGCGGGTTGGGATGCAGCGTGGTGACTGAGGTCCCTCGCTTCCCTGAACCGGGATCTAACGACGCTCCGGGTTCGTTGCTGGCCCCAATGCCAGGCACGGTCGTCCGGGTCGCGGTCGAGCCTGGAGCGTCGGTAAGCGCGGGGACCGTGATCGTCGTGCTCGAGGCAATGAAGATGGAGCACACACTGAAGGCCCCACATGCCGGAATAGTCAGTGAAGTGCACGCCGAAACCGGTAAGACAGTAGATATCGGTCAGGTGCTTGCCGTCATCGAGGAGCAAAGCGTGATCGAGGAGCAACTATGA
- a CDS encoding acyl-CoA carboxylase subunit beta, with product MPVLKSVLDPSDETFESNREAQLRVIADLDAQLDLVRAGGGERYAERHRKRGRLLVRERVELLVDRDSPFLELSALAAWGTEFTVGASILTGIGVVSGVECVIIGHDPTVRGGAMNPYTLRKTLRALEIARTNRLPVINLVESGGADLPTQSELFVRAGKIFHDLTELSAMGVPTLALVFGNSTAGGAYVPGMCDYAVLVDGHAKVFLGGPPLVKMATGEEADDEALGGADMHSRVSGLSDHFAVDEIDCIRIGRQIVSEFNWRKLGPGPTQPADPPLYDPAELLGIAPPDFRVPVDPHEVLARVVDGSRFGEYKPLYGTSLVTGWASIHGFPVGVLANARGVLFSEEAKKASEFILLANQTNTPLIFLQNTTGYMVGTTYEQGGIIKDGAKMINAVTNSKVPHITINIGASFGAGNYGMSGRAYDPRFMFAWANAKLAVMGAQQLAGVMSIVGRQSAESSGRDFDADADAARTKQIEEQIERESHAFFVTARLYDDGVIDPRDTRTILGMSLSAAHSQVVEGRRGFGVFRM from the coding sequence GTGCCGGTATTGAAATCTGTCCTGGACCCGTCGGACGAGACGTTCGAGAGCAATCGCGAAGCGCAGCTGCGAGTGATAGCCGACCTCGACGCGCAGTTGGATCTGGTGCGCGCTGGCGGCGGCGAGCGGTACGCCGAGCGGCACCGCAAGCGCGGCCGGCTCCTGGTGCGCGAGCGGGTCGAGCTTCTCGTCGACCGCGACTCGCCGTTTCTTGAACTATCGGCGCTGGCTGCGTGGGGAACCGAATTCACGGTCGGCGCGAGCATCTTGACCGGGATCGGCGTCGTCAGTGGCGTCGAGTGCGTCATCATCGGTCACGACCCGACGGTGCGCGGTGGAGCGATGAATCCGTACACGCTGCGTAAGACGCTTCGCGCGCTGGAGATCGCCCGCACCAACAGACTCCCGGTGATCAACCTCGTCGAGTCCGGTGGTGCCGATCTACCGACCCAGTCGGAGCTGTTCGTGCGGGCCGGCAAGATCTTTCATGACTTGACTGAGCTATCCGCTATGGGAGTGCCGACGCTCGCGCTGGTTTTCGGCAACTCGACCGCCGGTGGAGCTTATGTGCCTGGGATGTGTGACTACGCCGTACTCGTCGACGGACACGCCAAGGTATTTCTTGGTGGACCGCCGCTGGTGAAGATGGCCACCGGTGAGGAAGCAGACGACGAGGCGCTCGGCGGCGCCGACATGCATTCGCGAGTGTCCGGACTGTCTGATCACTTTGCCGTCGACGAGATCGACTGCATCCGGATCGGCCGCCAGATCGTCTCGGAGTTCAACTGGCGCAAGCTCGGCCCCGGCCCGACGCAACCGGCCGACCCTCCACTTTACGATCCGGCCGAGCTGCTCGGGATCGCTCCGCCGGACTTCCGGGTCCCCGTCGACCCGCACGAGGTGCTCGCACGCGTGGTGGACGGCTCGCGGTTCGGCGAATACAAACCGCTCTACGGGACGAGTCTGGTGACCGGATGGGCCTCTATACACGGGTTCCCGGTCGGAGTGCTCGCTAATGCGCGAGGCGTGCTGTTCAGCGAGGAAGCGAAGAAGGCCAGCGAGTTCATCCTGCTGGCCAACCAGACCAACACGCCACTGATCTTCTTGCAGAACACCACCGGCTACATGGTCGGCACGACCTACGAGCAGGGCGGGATCATCAAGGACGGCGCCAAGATGATCAACGCGGTGACCAACAGCAAGGTCCCGCACATCACGATCAACATCGGTGCGTCGTTCGGCGCCGGCAACTACGGCATGTCCGGCCGGGCCTACGATCCACGGTTCATGTTTGCGTGGGCAAACGCCAAGCTCGCGGTCATGGGCGCTCAGCAGCTCGCCGGCGTGATGTCGATCGTTGGCCGGCAGTCGGCGGAGTCATCGGGTCGCGACTTCGACGCCGATGCCGACGCGGCTCGCACAAAGCAGATCGAGGAGCAGATCGAGCGCGAGTCGCACGCATTCTTTGTGACAGCGCGCCTGTACGACGACGGTGTCATCGATCCACGCGATACCCGCACCATCCTCGGGATGTCGCTGTCGGCGGCTCATTCACAAGTAGTCGAAGGGCGCCGTGGTTTCGGCGTCTTCCGGATGTAG
- a CDS encoding TIGR03084 family metal-binding protein — translation MAVDMHALLTDLGAETGVINDMVGDIAPADWDRPTPADGWSIRDQVSHLAFFDAAAALAATDADEFHKQTAELRAKGGDTFTEEIANRYRSMPGTELLQWFQKERRNLIETFTDIDPKARLPWYGPDMSAASSVTARMMETWAHGQDIADALGVTREPTLRLRNIAHLGVSTYGFAYGLRGLDVPEVPVRVELSAADGSTWTWGPEDAADRVTGTALDFCLVVTQRRNIADTQLHTEGATAAEWMSIAQAFAGVPGPGRKPGQFPVN, via the coding sequence ATGGCAGTCGACATGCACGCCCTGCTCACCGATCTGGGCGCCGAGACCGGGGTCATCAACGACATGGTGGGCGATATTGCGCCCGCAGACTGGGACCGGCCAACGCCCGCTGACGGATGGTCGATCCGGGACCAGGTCAGCCACCTGGCCTTCTTCGACGCGGCCGCCGCGCTGGCCGCGACCGACGCCGACGAGTTCCACAAGCAGACCGCGGAGCTGCGCGCCAAGGGTGGCGACACATTCACCGAGGAGATCGCGAACCGCTACCGCTCCATGCCGGGCACCGAGCTGCTGCAGTGGTTCCAAAAGGAGCGACGCAACCTGATCGAGACGTTCACCGACATCGACCCCAAGGCCCGGCTGCCGTGGTACGGACCGGACATGAGCGCGGCATCCTCGGTCACCGCGCGGATGATGGAGACCTGGGCACACGGTCAGGACATCGCCGACGCACTCGGGGTAACTCGCGAACCGACGCTGCGACTGCGCAACATCGCGCACCTGGGAGTGAGCACCTACGGGTTCGCCTACGGGTTGCGTGGGCTCGACGTCCCCGAGGTTCCGGTGCGTGTCGAGCTGTCGGCAGCGGACGGGTCAACGTGGACATGGGGACCGGAAGACGCCGCGGACCGGGTAACCGGGACCGCGCTGGACTTCTGCCTGGTTGTCACCCAACGACGCAACATCGCCGATACCCAGCTACACACAGAAGGTGCCACCGCCGCGGAGTGGATGTCCATCGCCCAAGCGTTTGCCGGAGTTCCCGGTCCCGGTCGCAAACCAGGACAGTTTCCCGTCAACTAA
- the cydC gene encoding thiol reductant ABC exporter subunit CydC: MTTYVPQLLRLVRPAWGRLLIAILVATLASGSAIALLAVSAWLIVRASSHPPVLQLMVAVVAVRFFGISRGVFRYVERLGAHEAAFEALGVVRLRLYDHLERLAPSGQLWRRGDLLTRLIGDVDSLASLITRSLVPLASTALVFAAAITTTAVILPSAGLLLLVVVAVFAVVVPALTGAGDRRDEAALVALRAERGSILTESILAAADPGLRPAAGRWLDGVAVADANEERLASRMARRAGMASAVTMVCIAGVVAGIWSLSASALAVGTIAPENAGLVTLLPLGLLELAQLVQPALAQIQSSRASAERIFDVLSAPEPVTEPDRVTALPADAIGISMSNVSVRWPDAEGPAVEGFSVDLRPGRKIALVGPSGCGKSTIVACLLGFVDANAGSFEVGGIDRRTLSGSQLRSLSAWGDQQAHLFDTTVAENVRLGDPRASDGQVRDVLRRAQLGDWIDLLPKGMGTRVGQFGSMVSGGQRQRIALARMLLADRPIMLLDEPTAGIDRPTAAALMDDIIASAEGKALLVATHDLEYLDKFDQVIDLSGQLVSNHP; the protein is encoded by the coding sequence ATGACGACGTACGTGCCGCAATTGCTGCGCCTTGTGCGTCCGGCATGGGGCCGGCTGCTGATCGCGATTCTCGTGGCAACCCTCGCCAGCGGGTCCGCGATCGCGTTGCTAGCCGTCTCTGCTTGGCTGATTGTGCGGGCGTCGTCTCACCCTCCGGTGCTGCAGTTGATGGTGGCCGTGGTCGCGGTCCGCTTCTTCGGCATCAGCAGGGGAGTGTTCCGCTACGTCGAACGACTCGGCGCGCACGAGGCGGCATTTGAGGCGCTCGGCGTGGTCCGGCTGCGCCTGTACGACCACCTTGAGCGACTCGCTCCGAGCGGCCAACTGTGGCGCCGTGGCGACTTGCTGACTCGGCTGATCGGCGATGTCGACTCGCTCGCGAGCCTGATCACTAGATCGCTGGTGCCGTTGGCATCCACCGCGCTCGTCTTTGCTGCGGCAATTACGACGACCGCAGTGATCCTGCCTTCTGCCGGGTTGTTGCTGCTCGTCGTCGTTGCCGTGTTCGCGGTCGTCGTCCCGGCGCTCACGGGAGCCGGCGATCGTCGCGATGAAGCCGCGCTTGTCGCATTGAGGGCAGAACGCGGCTCGATCCTGACCGAGTCGATTCTTGCCGCCGCGGACCCCGGACTGCGGCCGGCCGCCGGCCGCTGGCTTGACGGCGTCGCCGTGGCTGATGCCAATGAGGAACGCCTGGCGTCCCGGATGGCCCGTCGGGCGGGTATGGCCTCGGCCGTGACGATGGTGTGTATCGCAGGCGTCGTAGCCGGCATCTGGTCATTGAGCGCATCGGCGCTGGCAGTGGGAACGATCGCGCCGGAGAACGCCGGTTTGGTTACGCTGCTGCCGCTCGGCCTGTTAGAACTCGCACAGCTGGTCCAGCCCGCGCTCGCCCAGATACAGAGCTCGCGGGCGAGCGCGGAGCGGATCTTCGACGTACTCAGTGCTCCCGAACCGGTGACCGAGCCAGATCGTGTCACCGCGCTACCCGCCGACGCGATAGGCATATCTATGAGCAACGTGAGTGTTCGCTGGCCGGACGCGGAAGGCCCTGCGGTAGAAGGATTCAGCGTCGACTTGAGGCCGGGCCGCAAGATCGCGCTCGTCGGACCCAGCGGGTGCGGCAAGTCTACGATCGTGGCCTGTTTGCTGGGGTTCGTCGACGCGAATGCCGGCAGTTTCGAAGTGGGTGGCATTGACCGGCGCACACTGTCGGGATCCCAACTTCGGTCGCTTTCGGCGTGGGGAGACCAGCAGGCGCACCTATTTGACACCACCGTCGCCGAGAACGTCCGGCTCGGTGACCCGCGCGCGAGCGACGGTCAGGTCCGCGACGTACTGCGCCGGGCGCAGCTCGGCGACTGGATCGATCTGCTCCCAAAGGGGATGGGCACTCGGGTTGGTCAGTTCGGAAGCATGGTGTCCGGCGGACAGCGGCAGCGCATCGCGCTTGCCCGAATGCTGCTCGCGGACCGGCCGATCATGCTGCTCGACGAGCCGACTGCCGGCATCGACCGGCCGACCGCCGCAGCGCTGATGGACGACATCATTGCCAGTGCGGAGGGAAAGGCGTTGCTGGTGGCCACGCACGACCTCGAGTACTTGGACAAGTTCGACCAGGTGATCGACCTGTCCGGTCAGCTCGTCTCGAACCATCCTTGA
- a CDS encoding acyclic terpene utilization AtuA family protein, which produces MSQKRAIRIANCSGFYGDRIEAAKEMVEGGPIDVLTGDYLAELTMLILWKAKQKDPAAGYAKTFLKQMEHVLGTCLDRGIRIVTNAGGLNPAGLAEDLTGLAEKLGLAPKVVYLDGDDLVGRIDELTSAGFDLANLDTGESLASAGFKPVTANAYLGGWGIAEALGADADIVVCPRVTDASLVVGPAAWWHDWKRNDYDAIAGAIVAGHVIECGPQATGGNYSWIDEITDRRYPGFPIAEVEADGGSVITKHDDTGGLVSTGTVTAQLLYEIAQPAYANPDAVAHFDTVHLSQEGEHRVRISGTRGSPPPDTAKVAINYIGGYRNTMTLVLTGLDIDKKAAWAEQELFEVLGGKDRFAEVDVQLVRFDKPDSPSNVLATAHLRITVKDPDPRKVGRAFSNATMELALGGYAGFHTTTPPSAESEYGVYWPTLVPVSSLEQRVVASDGTVTTIAATPGESTPTTISPTPAPEVKIPSLSGKTRSAPLGSLCAARSGDKGGNANVGLWARDAAAYSWLRDTVTVDRLRDLLPEATDLDIKRYELPNVLALNFVIVGLLGAGVASSSRPDPQAKGLGEFVRSRFLDIPVEFLDQEH; this is translated from the coding sequence ATGAGTCAGAAACGTGCCATTCGCATCGCCAACTGTTCGGGCTTTTACGGGGACCGGATCGAGGCGGCGAAGGAGATGGTCGAGGGCGGGCCGATCGACGTACTCACCGGGGACTACCTAGCCGAGCTCACCATGCTCATCCTGTGGAAGGCGAAGCAAAAGGACCCGGCAGCCGGCTATGCAAAGACGTTTCTGAAGCAGATGGAGCACGTGCTCGGCACGTGTCTCGATCGCGGCATTCGCATCGTCACCAACGCCGGCGGACTCAACCCGGCCGGGCTCGCCGAAGACCTCACCGGGCTTGCCGAGAAACTCGGACTGGCGCCGAAGGTCGTCTACCTGGACGGTGACGATCTCGTCGGCCGGATCGACGAGCTGACCTCGGCCGGGTTCGACCTGGCCAACCTCGACACGGGTGAATCCCTAGCGAGCGCTGGATTCAAGCCGGTCACGGCTAATGCCTACCTCGGCGGTTGGGGGATCGCCGAGGCGCTCGGTGCGGACGCCGACATCGTGGTCTGCCCGCGCGTCACGGACGCCTCACTCGTGGTGGGTCCGGCCGCCTGGTGGCACGACTGGAAACGTAACGACTACGACGCGATCGCCGGCGCGATCGTTGCCGGGCACGTCATCGAGTGTGGCCCGCAGGCCACCGGCGGCAACTACTCGTGGATCGACGAGATCACCGACCGGCGCTACCCGGGGTTCCCGATAGCCGAGGTCGAAGCAGACGGCGGCAGTGTCATCACCAAACACGACGACACCGGTGGGCTTGTGTCGACCGGCACCGTCACCGCCCAGTTGCTCTACGAAATCGCCCAGCCGGCGTACGCGAACCCCGACGCGGTCGCGCATTTCGACACCGTGCATCTGAGCCAGGAAGGTGAGCACCGGGTGCGGATCAGCGGCACTCGCGGCAGCCCGCCGCCGGACACCGCCAAGGTCGCGATCAATTACATCGGCGGTTACCGCAACACCATGACGCTCGTCCTGACCGGACTCGACATCGACAAAAAGGCCGCGTGGGCCGAGCAGGAGCTGTTCGAGGTCCTCGGTGGCAAGGACCGCTTCGCCGAGGTCGACGTACAGCTCGTCCGGTTCGACAAGCCCGACTCACCCAGCAACGTCCTTGCGACCGCGCACCTGCGGATCACCGTCAAAGACCCGGATCCGCGCAAGGTAGGACGCGCGTTCTCCAACGCCACGATGGAGCTCGCGCTCGGTGGTTACGCCGGGTTCCACACCACGACACCGCCGAGCGCCGAGAGCGAGTACGGCGTCTACTGGCCGACGTTGGTCCCAGTGTCGTCCTTGGAACAGCGCGTCGTCGCGTCCGACGGGACGGTGACGACCATCGCGGCGACGCCGGGGGAGTCGACACCGACGACGATATCGCCTACTCCCGCGCCGGAGGTCAAGATCCCTTCCCTGTCGGGCAAAACCCGGTCGGCGCCGTTGGGCAGCCTCTGCGCCGCCCGCTCAGGTGATAAGGGCGGCAACGCCAACGTCGGCCTGTGGGCTCGCGACGCGGCGGCGTACTCCTGGCTGCGGGACACGGTCACGGTCGACCGACTGCGCGACCTGCTTCCAGAGGCGACCGACCTGGACATCAAGCGCTACGAGCTGCCCAACGTGCTGGCACTGAACTTCGTGATCGTCGGGCTGCTCGGTGCGGGGGTGGCCTCGTCGTCGCGTCCGGATCCGCAGGCCAAGGGTCTTGGGGAGTTTGTGCGCTCCCGCTTCCTCGACATACCAGTAGAGTTCCTCGACCAGGAGCACTGA
- a CDS encoding enoyl-CoA hydratase/isomerase family protein, which produces MSDATTYELEGPVAWLTINRPDSRNALSKDVRDGLWDGVRRFNDDDAARVLVVTGSGDKAFCAGGDLKEMAQTSLEVPPPDFMPQFGRNIDVPKLTIAAVNGVAYAGGFALAQFCDLCVAADTARFAVTEVKVGRGSPWATPLSWMLPSRIAMQILVTGDPIDARRAHELGLVNEVVPAAELHSATQRLAERVATNAPLSVMASKKTVQLTAELPLGAAYDEAERIWEPVYKSADAQEGPAAFRDKRAPQWKGR; this is translated from the coding sequence ATGAGCGACGCAACGACGTACGAGCTTGAGGGACCCGTCGCCTGGCTGACGATCAATCGGCCCGATTCGCGCAACGCGCTGAGCAAGGACGTGCGCGACGGACTGTGGGACGGCGTACGCCGGTTCAACGACGACGATGCCGCCCGCGTTCTCGTGGTGACCGGTTCCGGTGACAAGGCCTTCTGTGCCGGCGGTGATCTGAAAGAGATGGCGCAGACCTCGCTCGAGGTGCCGCCGCCGGACTTCATGCCCCAGTTCGGTCGCAACATCGACGTACCAAAGCTGACGATCGCGGCGGTCAATGGTGTCGCGTACGCCGGGGGTTTCGCCTTGGCCCAGTTCTGCGATCTCTGTGTAGCGGCCGACACTGCCCGCTTTGCTGTCACGGAAGTAAAAGTAGGGCGCGGTTCGCCGTGGGCCACCCCGCTATCGTGGATGCTTCCGTCGCGGATCGCGATGCAGATCCTCGTTACCGGTGATCCGATCGACGCGCGGCGTGCGCACGAGCTCGGGCTGGTCAACGAGGTGGTGCCGGCCGCCGAGCTCCATTCGGCGACGCAGCGACTGGCCGAGCGGGTTGCCACCAACGCGCCGCTGTCGGTGATGGCCTCTAAGAAGACGGTGCAGCTGACTGCCGAGCTGCCGCTCGGTGCGGCCTACGACGAAGCCGAGCGGATCTGGGAGCCTGTCTACAAAAGCGCGGACGCCCAAGAGGGGCCGGCCGCGTTTCGGGACAAACGAGCTCCCCAATGGAAAGGACGCTAA